In one bacterium genomic region, the following are encoded:
- a CDS encoding ATP-binding cassette domain-containing protein — protein sequence MTKIGLSTQQEVVLTVDEVHTNFGETQVHRGISFAVQRGSIVSLIGGSGCGKSTLLREIIGLHKPTSGSIRLFDVDVYQASEDEVDALRRRFGVLFQHGALFSGLTVLQNVLVPFWEQFPLEQNIAEQIALLRLELAGLKASDGSKMPSELSGGMRKRAALARALALEPEFLFLDEPTSGLDPINARAFDKLIYTLSRSLGLTVMIVTHDLDSIISISDRVIVLDQGVVVADGSVSAVMQDRHPWIQEYFSSRQIEQHAKRIS from the coding sequence ATGACAAAGATTGGATTATCAACTCAGCAGGAAGTTGTTTTAACGGTAGATGAGGTTCACACTAATTTTGGAGAAACTCAAGTCCATCGTGGCATTTCATTTGCAGTCCAGCGCGGATCGATCGTTTCATTAATTGGGGGAAGTGGCTGTGGTAAGTCTACCTTATTAAGAGAAATTATTGGGTTACACAAGCCAACATCCGGATCAATTAGGCTATTTGACGTCGATGTATATCAAGCTAGCGAAGATGAGGTTGATGCTTTAAGGCGGCGCTTTGGAGTCCTGTTCCAACACGGAGCACTATTTTCAGGGCTGACAGTATTGCAAAACGTGCTGGTCCCATTCTGGGAGCAATTTCCGCTTGAGCAAAATATCGCTGAGCAAATTGCTTTGCTGCGGCTTGAGCTTGCTGGGCTAAAAGCATCAGATGGTAGCAAAATGCCAAGTGAGCTTTCTGGAGGGATGCGTAAGCGAGCTGCACTTGCCCGCGCATTGGCGCTCGAACCTGAGTTTCTTTTCTTAGATGAACCAACTTCTGGCTTAGATCCGATTAATGCTCGTGCCTTTGATAAATTAATTTATACGCTTTCGCGTTCACTGGGCTTGACGGTGATGATTGTAACGCACGACCTCGACTCAATTATTTCTATTTCGGACCGCGTAATTGTGTTAGATCAAGGAGTCGTTGTTGCCGATGGTTCAGTTTCGGCGGTGATGCAGGATCGGCACCCGTGGATTCAAGAGTATTTTTCTTCGCGGCAAATTGAGCAGCATGCTAAAAGAATAAGCTAA
- a CDS encoding membrane integrity-associated transporter subunit PqiC, whose protein sequence is MRSTLALISKTSLIFCCLIIFCGCSSSLLGKTHEERLYRLATIKETTDRSQSNQAHDIILIISDATTSPSLSSQKILTQQSEQEEGSYQYARWVESPAKQLIGLVTNYLEQNNRVKAITTEAVLARGDYMLALEVQRFHHLLYTSPSKISVKVRAQLVNLKTHSIVSSKSFNLEEEVKSKSSKYAVEAFQTAVDKLVPQIWLWVSEVT, encoded by the coding sequence ATGCGTAGCACCCTAGCATTGATTAGCAAGACTAGTTTGATTTTTTGCTGCCTAATAATTTTTTGCGGATGCAGTTCTTCGTTACTTGGAAAAACACATGAAGAAAGATTGTATCGACTGGCAACAATTAAAGAAACGACTGATCGATCTCAATCCAACCAAGCACATGACATTATTTTAATTATTAGCGATGCAACTACGTCCCCAAGTTTGAGCTCGCAGAAAATTTTAACCCAACAAAGCGAGCAGGAAGAAGGTTCTTATCAATATGCGCGCTGGGTTGAATCTCCAGCAAAGCAGCTGATTGGCCTTGTTACAAATTACCTCGAACAAAATAATCGTGTTAAGGCGATTACGACCGAAGCAGTTTTAGCGCGTGGAGATTATATGCTGGCGCTTGAAGTACAACGCTTCCATCATTTGCTTTACACTAGTCCTTCGAAAATTTCAGTGAAAGTCCGCGCTCAGCTTGTGAATTTAAAAACGCACTCAATCGTTTCTAGTAAGTCGTTTAACTTAGAAGAGGAGGTTAAATCTAAGTCTTCAAAGTATGCTGTAGAAGCGTTCCAAACGGCAGTTGATAAACTGGTACCACAAATTTGGTTGTGGGTAAGTGAAGTTACTTGA
- a CDS encoding ABC transporter permease, protein MNSNEFFSQTTDLNQQVVHLHGAWNLKNAAALTQTLKGTKLSSVLIDAQNLETLDTAGALLLRRHFPDAELKNFTASSRALIELVAAAEKRDDRSKLGEERRFLGRLGKAAEDLAADTQRFLAFFGETVVNFVRTGLTPLRFRYKELFVQLEHVCVRALPIVALMMLLIGVVIAYLFAGQIERYGANIFIVDGVAISLCRELSPVLVAIIVAGRSGSAFTAQIGTMKLNEEIDAMRTLGLSPFRVLIFPRLFALMISLPLLVFIGDIVGLIGGIAVSEAKLGISPYTFVDRLQVRLPIRSFLVGIFKAPVFAAFIALIACRRGLMVEGNAQSVGINTTATVVESLMAVILLDALFAVVFVELGI, encoded by the coding sequence GTGAACAGTAACGAATTTTTTTCTCAAACTACTGACCTTAATCAGCAAGTGGTTCATCTCCACGGTGCATGGAATTTAAAGAATGCAGCAGCACTAACTCAAACATTAAAAGGTACCAAGCTAAGCTCTGTCCTGATTGATGCTCAAAACTTAGAAACTCTTGATACTGCAGGAGCGTTGCTCCTCAGACGACACTTCCCTGATGCCGAGCTGAAGAACTTCACAGCAAGTAGCAGAGCCTTAATTGAGCTAGTTGCAGCCGCAGAAAAGCGAGATGATCGCTCCAAGCTTGGTGAAGAAAGGCGCTTTCTTGGTCGTTTGGGTAAAGCAGCCGAAGACCTTGCTGCGGACACTCAGCGGTTCCTTGCTTTCTTTGGAGAAACAGTTGTTAATTTTGTGCGCACTGGTCTTACGCCATTGCGCTTTCGTTATAAAGAGTTATTTGTTCAGCTCGAACATGTCTGTGTGCGGGCGTTGCCAATTGTAGCTTTAATGATGCTACTGATTGGGGTGGTGATTGCTTATTTATTTGCTGGACAGATTGAAAGATACGGAGCAAACATTTTTATTGTCGATGGGGTTGCAATTTCACTCTGTCGTGAACTTTCACCTGTGCTTGTTGCAATTATTGTTGCAGGGCGTTCAGGCTCAGCATTTACCGCGCAGATTGGCACAATGAAGCTTAATGAAGAAATTGATGCAATGCGCACACTTGGCTTGTCTCCCTTTCGGGTTTTGATTTTTCCACGACTCTTTGCCCTAATGATTAGTCTGCCGCTACTTGTTTTCATTGGCGATATTGTCGGCTTGATTGGAGGTATTGCCGTATCCGAAGCAAAGCTCGGCATTTCTCCATATACATTCGTTGATCGGCTGCAAGTGCGCTTGCCGATTAGATCTTTTTTGGTGGGAATTTTCAAGGCCCCAGTCTTTGCAGCATTTATTGCTTTAATTGCCTGTCGCCGCGGATTGATGGTCGAAGGCAATGCGCAGAGTGTAGGGATAAATACGACAGCAACTGTGGTTGAAAGCTTGATGGCTGTGATTCTACTTGATGCACTATTTGCCGTAGTTTTTGTTGAGTTAGGAATCTAA
- a CDS encoding MCE family protein yields MDAEARYTLIGAVVITLSVFLTAFGFWLGTNKPESEYNFYTVYFRNQTLDGLQKNSDLTMKGIKVGSVEDFSILDNDVERVRVLVRVLRGIPIKQGAEAVIRRNFLTGLAYIDIRNAKQDASILTERLPGERHPIIAEGRTGLDEIADTIPDLVKDLRRFVSEVLSEENRDSIRLTLANIKEFSEALNKK; encoded by the coding sequence ATGGATGCAGAAGCACGTTACACTTTAATTGGAGCAGTTGTCATTACTCTTAGCGTATTTTTAACTGCTTTTGGTTTTTGGTTAGGTACCAATAAGCCTGAATCTGAATATAATTTTTATACGGTCTATTTTCGTAATCAGACTTTAGATGGTTTGCAGAAAAATAGCGATCTAACCATGAAGGGAATTAAGGTTGGCAGTGTTGAGGATTTTTCAATTCTTGATAATGACGTCGAACGCGTGCGCGTATTAGTTCGAGTTTTACGAGGTATTCCAATTAAGCAAGGTGCAGAAGCCGTGATCCGACGTAACTTTCTCACCGGCCTGGCATACATTGATATCCGTAACGCCAAGCAGGACGCATCCATTTTAACAGAGCGACTTCCTGGCGAACGCCACCCAATCATTGCCGAAGGACGCACCGGGTTAGATGAAATCGCCGATACTATTCCTGATTTAGTCAAAGATCTTCGACGTTTTGTCTCTGAAGTCTTATCCGAAGAGAACCGTGATTCCATTCGTCTTACGTTAGCAAATATTAAAGAATTTTCTGAAGCACTAAACAAGAAATAA